The segment AGACCGCCTGTTGCGTCCGGCGAATTATCCGCCCGGCGCGCCGGGCGTCGGCTGGCGGGTCTACCGGCCGGCCGGCCTCCCCGCCTTCGCGGTCATAAATCTCCTCGGCCGGGTGTTCATGCCGGCCGTGGACTGTCCCTTCCGCGCCGCCGACGCCATCCTGGCCGAAATCCCCACGGACGTGACGCTGTGCCTCGTCGATTTCCACGCCGAGGCCACTTCGGAGAAAAAGGCCCTGGCCTACTACCTGGACGGCCGGGTCAGCGCCGTGCTCGGCACCCACACCCATGTCCAGACCAACGACGCCCAGCTTTTGCCCCGGGGCACGGCCACGCTCACCGACTGCGGCATGACCGGACCGGCCGCCTCGGCCTTGGGCATGGCCCCCGAAGAGGTCATCGCCCGCTATCTGACCGGGCTGCACCATCGCTTCGTCGTGGCCCGCACGCCGCCGGAAATGCAAGGCGCGCTGCTGGATGTTGACGCGGCCACGGGCAAGGTCGTAACTATCGCTGCCTGGCGACTGACGTAAGGGTCGCCGCAAACGGAGGAACCTGCCATGATCCGTCGCCTTCATGCCGTGGCCCTGGCCGCCGCGTTCGTCGTCCTGGCCGCCGGCGCCGCCCTGGCCGCACCCGAGCGCATGGCCATCTACATGACCGTGGCCGGACCGCTGGAGCTGGTGCGCGACGGCGCGACCTCCTCCATTCTGCTCGGCGGCAAGGTCATCCACCAGTCCCAGGGCGCGTCCCTGACCGCCCAGTCCTACATGAGCGTGGGCGATCCGTCCGACGGCTACGACGCGCTCCTGTTGCGCCATGGCGTTGGCGACGCCGAGTGCCCCATCACCTTCGACCTCGTCACCGTGGGGGCCGACAAGGCCTCCCTCGTCACGCCGAATATCAATAAATGTTCGCGGCTGGTGAGCATCAACGTCGACGGCGACAAGCTCATGCTGGTCACGGAAAAGCAAAACGGCCGTACCGAAGTCATCGAATACAACGACGCCAAACGTCGCGGCGGCGGCAAAAAACCATAAGGATACCCATGCTGCGCATCCTCGTGCTGACGGCTCTCATTCTTGCCTCGACCCTTTCCGGTTGCGGCGACGAAACGGTCTACGACTGGCAGCGTCCCCACGATACCTATCAGGTCGGCTCGTTCAGCAAATACCAGAACGCCGAGGCGCTCAAAAGCAAGCTGCAGAAAAACGGCTTCGACTGCCGCATCGAAACCGACATCAAGAACGGGCAGTTTTTTCTCAACGTGCTTGTCGACGTCTACAACAAGACCCCGGACACGCTGCCGCGGCTCGAACAAATAAGCGGCGTCAAGCCGTATCTGCGCGGTCCCAAGACCGGCGAAACGGCCAAGCCGGCCGCCCCGATCCCCGGCAAGGACATCTGATTTTCCGCGAGATTTCCGACAACCCAAAAGGACCCGTCTTGAACATCTTCGACGAACTCTCCTGGCGTGGCCTCGTCCACCAGACCTCCGACGACGCCGGATTGCGCGAGCACCTCGAGACTCCGGGCCGCGTGCTCTACTGCGGCTTCGACCCCACGGCCGACAGCCTGCACATCGGCAACCTGGTGCCGCTTCTGGCCCTGGCCCGCTTCGCCAAGGCCGGGCACAGGCCCCTTTTCCTGCTCGGCGGCGCGACCGGGCTTATCGGCGACCCCAGCGGCAAGGACAAGGAACGCCAGCTCAAGACCGCCGAGACCATTGCCGCCTCGGCCGAGAAGATAAAGACCCATGCCCTGGCCTTTTTCGCCCGCGTGGGCGTTGAAGGCGAGGTCACGCCGGCCAATAACCTGGACTGGACCCGGCCCATGTCCGTCATCGAGTTTTTGCGCGACATCGGCAAGCATTTCACCATCAACTACATGATGGCCAAGGATTCGGTGAAATCGCGCATCGGCCGCGAGGAGACCGGCATCTCCTACACCGAATTCAGCTACATGATCCTCCAGTCCATGGACTTCGAGCACTTAAACCGCACCCTCGGCTGCACGCTCCAGATCGGCGGCGGCGACCAGTTCGGCAACATCACCGCCGGCCTGGAACTCATCCGCCGCAAGACCGGCAACACGGCCTACGGTCTGACCTTTCCGCTGATCACCACCGCCTCGGGCGCGAAATTCGGCAAGAGCGAAAAGGGCGCGATCTTTCTCAACCCCGAACTGACCTCGCCCTACGCCTTCTACCAGTACTGGATCAACGCCGACGACCGCGACGTCTGCAACTTCCTGCGCTATTTCACGTTCCTGCCCAAGGAAGAGATCGACGCCCTGGCCGTGGAAACCGCCGAGCGGCCGCATCTGCGCGCCGCCCAGAAGCGTCTGGCCCGCGAAACCACCGCCATGATCCACGGCGAGGAGGAACTGGCCAAGGTCGAGGCAGTCACGGAAGCGCTCTTCGGCGGCGGCGAGCTCCACGCCGTGGACCCGGGAACCCTCAAGGCCGCCCTGGAAGCCGCGCCGGGACTCAATTTCGAGGCGCTCCCCGACGTGCCGCCGCTGCCCAAGCTCCTGGCCGATATCGGCCTGTGCCCGTCCAACTCCCAGGCGCGCAAGGACATCAAGGCCGGCGGCATCTACCTCAACAACGAACGCGTCCCCTCTGAGGACCGGGCCCTCGTTGCCGAAGACTTTCTCGGCGGCGACCTGCTCATCCTGCGCAAGGGCAAGAAGAACTACGGCGTCGTGACGTTGGGGTAGTGTAGGGGAGGCGGGAAGATGCGGGGCTCCGCCCCTGCACCCCGCCGGGAGGCCGCGGGCCCCCCGGACCCCCCATCCGGTGCGCTTTGGCCGGGCCGGGGAGGGGATGGCTGGCGTGAAGCCGGAGTGTGAAGATGGAGGCGGAATTTGCCGGGACGGTGCATGTCGCTTCGCGACAAGCTCGCCCCGGACAAATTCCGTCTCCACCACGCCGTCGCCCCTGCGGGGCGAAGGGTATCGAATTTTTACTGTGGAAGCCTCATGAGAGGCTCGTATTGATATCGCCCCTTTAAAAGTTTTTGGGGAGGGAGAGGGGGTCCGGGGGAGAGGGAACCCCTTTTTTCAAAAAGGGGTTCCCTCTCCCCCGGTTCATCCTCCCGCTCTTCCCCTCCCTTGGAGGCACTATGCTGGGTGCGCTGGCGCGGTTGGTGAAGGTGGAGCATTCGGTCTTCGCCCTGCCGTTTGCGTATATCGGGCTTTTTGTGGCTGCGGGCGGCTGGCCTGGCTGGCGGGCGTTCGTGCTGCTGACGCTGGCCATGGTGGCGATGCGCTCGTTTGCCATGGCGGTGAACCGGCTGGCCGACGTGCGTTATGACCGGGTCAATCCGCGCACGAGCCGTCGGGAGCTGGTGACGGGCGAGGTGACGCTGCGCCAGGCCTGGGTTTTCACGGCCGTGTGCGCGGTGGTTTTCGTCGCGGCCTGCGCGGGGCTCAACGCCTTGTGTCTGGCCCTTGCGCCGGTGGCGCTGGTCTGGGGCGCGTTTTACAGCGTCACCAAGCGGTTCACCTGGCTGTGCCATTTTGTTTTGGGCTCGGTGCTGGGGCTCGCCCCGGTGGCCGGGTGGCTGGCGGTGAAGCCGGAATTTTCCCTGGCGCCGATCCTCTTCGGCCTGGGCGTGACCTGCTGGACGGCCGGATTCGACGTGTTGTACGCCTGTCAGGACGTGGATTTCGACCGGGAGCAGGGCTTGTGGGCCATGCCGGCGAGATTCGGCGTGGGCACGGCGCTTAAGCTCGCGGCTTTTTCCCATGTCGACGCGGCGCTCTTTTTCCTTTTGGCCGGCTATGCGGCCGGTCTGTCCTGGATCTATTACGCGTTCTGGGCCGTGTGTTCGCTGGTGCTTTTGATCGAACATCGGCTGTTGTCCGAGGACGACCTGTCGCGGATCAACGTGGCCTTTTTCACGCTCAACGGCATTATTGCCGTGCTGCTTGGAATCGGGACGCTGTTGGCGGTATTTCTGGCCCGGTAGCGGGGGGATTCCATGAAGGCGCTGCTGCTGTTCCTGGTCGTATTTTTCCTGCTTTGGGACCTGGGCTGGATGGTGGCGGGCGTGCATCAGATGTTGCCGTGGCGGTTGCGCCGGCTGCGCGACGAAACCCCTCCCGGGCCGCAGGTGCTCGACGTACGCACCCCGGCCGAATTCGCGCTGTTCCATATTCCCGGCGCGATCAACAGGCCCGATGCCCTTCTCGCCGATCCGGCCGCACTTGGCCTCGACCCGAAACGTCCGGTGGTGGTCGCCTGCATGACCGGCCACCGGTCGCCCTTTGTGGCCAAACGGCTGGCCGCCCAGGGCTATGACGCCGCCAACCTCACCTGGGGCATGCTCGGCTGGAAACTCGCCGGCGGCAAATCCGTTTCCGGCGGCACACGGTAGGACGTTCCACACAACACCCATGGCCCCCATCATCTATCTTTTTCTGGCCGCGCTCGGCCTTTCGCTGCTGTTGACTCCCGTGGCGGGATGGCTGGGGCGGCGGTTTCGCATCCTGGCCATGCCCCAGGCCCGCACCGTGCACACCACGCCCATGCCCCGAAGCGGCGGGCTGGCGCTTTTTCTGGCGTTTTTCGGCTGTCTGGCCCTGGCCGGGACGCTGTTGCCGCCTTCCGTGACCGGCATCCTGTTCGACCGGCCCATGCGCTATGTCTACGCCGGGGCGGTGCTGATCTTCGCGGTGGGATTCGCCGACGACAAATGGACGCTGCCGTCCAAGCTCAAGCTGGCCGCCCAGATCGTGGCCGCCTGCGTGGCCTGTTTCGGCGGGGCGCGCATCGCCTCCTTCGCCATCCCCGGGCACTTCACCATCCATTTCGATCTGCTGTCCTACGCCGTCACGGTGTTCTGGTTCGTGCTGCTCATTAACGCCATCAACCTGATCGACGGTCTGGACGGCCTGGCGGCCGGGGTGGTTTTTTTCGCAAGCTCCGTGCAGGCGGTCTTGGCGGGCATGCGGGGCGAGGCGCACACGGCCGCGCTGTTCGCGGTCATGGCCGGGGCGACGCTCGGGTTTCTGCGCTACAACTTCAATCCGGCGAGCCTTTTTCTCGGCGACGGGGGCAGCTATTTCCTGGGCTACATGCTGGCCGCGCTTTCGGTTTCGGGCTCGGTCAAGAGCCAGGTCGGCGCGACGCTGCTCATGCCGCTTATCGCCCTCGGCGTGCCGCTGCTCGACACCATCACCGCGCCGCTACGGCGTTTTCTGCGCGGCCGCGACATGTTCGAGCCGGACAAGCGCCATGTGCACCACAAACTGCTCAGTCGCGGCTGGTCCCAGCGCAAGGTGGTGCTTTTCATCTACGCCATCACCATCTTCCTGGCTCTTTCCGCGCTGGTGCTGGTCAATTTGCGCAACGCCCCGGCCGGGCTGTTCCTGCTGGTCGTCGGCGCGGCGCTGGTGCTTCTGGTGCGAAAAGCCGGCTTTTTCAGCTACTTCGCCGTGGACAAGATCCTCGGCTGGCTGCGCGACGTGTCCGACGACACCGGCATCGCCCGGGAGCGGCGCACGTTTCTCAACCACCAGATCGAGATTTCCCAGGCCCCCGATATCCCCGCTCTTTGGGCACGCATGACCGCCGCCCTGGAGCTTTTGCGCTTCGACATGGCCGAGATGGTCCTTTCCGAAAACGGGGCCGGGTCTTGCCGCCTGCTGCCCGCGCCGCCGGGGAGTTCCCTCGCCGCCGATGCCGCCCCGGATGCCGCCTTTCGCTGGCGTCGGGAGGGCGGTGAAAAGTCGGACCGGGAGCTTTTGTGCTCGCCCGAGGTCATGAAGCTCGAGCTGCCGCTTCTGGGCAGGGACGGGCATGCCCTCGGGGCCTTGTGGCTGGTCAAGGACCTGGGCGCGGACCCGATCAACGAATTCACGCTGCGCCGGGTGGAAAACCTGCGCCGCACGGTGACCGCCACCCTGGAAAAGCTGGCCGCGTCATGAGGGTGTTGCAGGTCGGGAAGTTCTACCCGCCCGACCCCGGCGGCGTGGAAACGGCCACGCGACAGGTCGTGGAACAGCTCGCCGCCTTGGGCATGGAGCCGGGCGTGTTGTGCTTCGCCGGCGAGGGCCCCTACGACGACCTCGGGTTGCCCTGGCCCGTCTGGCGCGCCCCGGCCTTCGCCGCCGTCGCCAGCCAACCCCTGTCCGTCGTTTACGTGCGCCGGCTTGCCGCCCTGGCCCCCCATTTCGACGCGCTCCACGTCCACCTGCCCAATCCCCTGGCCGCCCTGGCCGTCTTTCTGGCCCGGCCCAAGGCCAGGGTCGTCCTGCACTGGCACAGCGACGTCATCGGCAAGGGAACCCTTGCCCGTCTGGTCGCGCCGCTCGAAGGCTGGCTGTGCCGCCGGGCCGATCTGGTCATCGGCCCGACCCCGGTGCACCTTGCCGCCTCCAACCGGGCGGCGGTGATCGCCCCCAAAGGCGCGGTGGTGCCCTTTTGCGTGGACCCGTCCATGCCCTCGCCCGCCGCCGCCGATGCCGCCCGGGTCGCGGCCCTGCGGCAACGCTTCGGCGGGCGCGGGATCGTTTTTTCCCTGGGACGGCTCGTGCCCTACAAAGGCTTCGACGTGCTCATCGAGGCGGCCAAGGCGCTTCCCGGCGACGTCCGGGTCGTCATCGGCGGCGGCGGGCCGCAAGCCGAAAGCCTCGCCGCCCGGATCGAGCGGGAAAATCTCGGCGCAAAGGTCTTTCTGGCCGGCCGCATCCCCGACGCCGCCATGCCCGACTGGCTGGCCGCCTGTGACGTCTTCTGCCTGCCGTCCGTGACCCGGGCCGAAATGTTCGGCATCGTCCAGCTGGAGGCCATGGCCTTTGGCAAGCCGGTCGTTTCCACGGACATCCCCGGCTCCGGCGTGCCCTGGGTCAATCGCCAGGGCGAAACCGGCCTTGTCGTGCCGCCGGGCGACGCCGCCAAACTGGCCGAAGCCCTGACCACGGTTCTGGCCGACGCCTCCCTGGCCGAGCGCCTGGGGCAAGGCGGACGCGCCGCCGTGGCCGGCCGCTTCTCGCCAAAGGCCGTGCGCCGCGCCCTGGCCGAGGCCTACGCCCGGCTGTAGAAACGATCGGTCTTCCTTTACAGCCGCCCATAACCCCGGCTATACCCGAAAAAAACGTAAAGGAGTGCGCCATGTCCGATCAGAAGTGCGGCTGCCCGTGCAGCGCGTTTTCCTCCATGACCTGGGCCGCCTCGGCTCTCGGGTTGCTCTACGTGATCTTCATGTTCTTCGAGGCCACCACCATCCGCTGGTGGATCATGCTGCCGCTGGCCCTGATCAGCTTCATTCTCTTCAATATCCAGCGCGGTCAGACCTCCGGTACGGAGAAAACCTTGTGCGCCTGGGGCTATTGGATCATCCTGATTGCCTTCATCATCCACGACATGTGCCTTTCCGGCCAGCTTGTGGCCGCCTACCAGCGCCTGACCGCCGCCGGCATTCCGCTGCATGGCTAAGCCCATCAGCCTGAATCTGCGCCGCATCTCGCCTCTGGCCACCCAGTCCGAACACGACCGGTTCGCCGTGGCGGATGCGGCGCTTTTGGCCCAAAAAGCCCGCGACGCCGCCGCCAATCCCCGCAAACGCGAGATCCACTGTTTTCACGCCGACAACGCGGCCAGCCTGCACCGCATGATAAACGCACTGCAGCCCGGTACCTACGTGCGGCCGCACCGGCACCTCGATCCGCCGAAAGACGAGGCCTTCGTGCTGCTCACCGGCAGGTTGGGCTTTATCTGCTTCAAGGATGACGGCGGCTTCGACCGCGAGGACTGCGCCATCCTCGACCGCGATCTGGGAACCTACGCCCTGGACGCGCCCGCCGGCGGCTGGCACGCCATCCTGGCCCTCGTCCCGGACACCACCCTCTTCGAAGTCAAACCCGGCCCCTACAGTCCTGCCTCGGACAAGGACTTCGCGCCCTTCGCCCCGGCCGATACCGACTCTGCCGCCCTGGGCTACCTCCAGGCCACCGAAGACCGCTTTCGCATGCTGCTGGGGCTTCCGGCCCGAGACTGGTAGCGAACGGAGGGGGCGGGGCTCTGCCCCGAACCCCGCCGGGAGGCCACGGGCCCCCCGGACCCCCCGTCCGGTGTGCTTTGGCCGGGCGGAGGCGGGGACGGTTGGCGCTCAGGCGGAGTGCGGAGAAGATGGAGGCGGAATTTGTCGGGACGGTGCATGTCGCTTCGCGACAAGCTCGTCCCAAGCAAATTCCGCCTCCACCACGCCGTCGCCCCTTCGGGGCGAAAAGGGTGGAGAAAGATCACCAGAGCCTTTTGAAAAATCCGTTCTTAAAATGCGGCGCTTCGCCGCTGGCGTGGTTGTTGCCGCAATCGCGTCCGGCGTCGGGGCGCGAAGCGCCTCGTGTCGCCGGGCCGATTGCGGCAACAAGAGCAACCCGACTCGCCCCGCACCGTCCACCTTCCCCGCCACCCACCATCCCAACCCGGTAAAGGGAGGTCCGGAGGGCATAAGCCCTCCGGCGGGGTCCGGGGCAGAGCCCCGGTTTCTACGACTCCAACATCCCCACCAACTCCCCGACGTTATCCGCCAGATAATCCGGCTTATGCGCGGCCAGTTCCGCGCGGGGCACGCGGCCGCTGGCCACGCCGGCTGTCAGGGTGCCGGCGGCCTTGCCGGTATCGAGGTCCATGGGGTGGTCGCCGACCATGAGCGACCGGGCCGGGGTGGCGCACAGGGCGGCGAGGGCGTCGAGGAGATGCCGGGGGTCGGGTTTGACGTGCCGGGCGTCGTCGCGGGCCAGGATGACGCCGACGAAGTCCCGGGCGTCGGGAAAGATGCGGTTTATGGCGGCCCGGCAGTTGCGGGTGATGATGCCGATCTTGACGCCTTTGCCGGCGAGCCGGGCCAGGGCTTCCCGGGTGTGGGGGAAGAGGGCGGCCCGGGCGGCGGCTTCGATTTCCTGGTCTTTTATGGCCTGGGCGACCTGGGCCAGGAAGCGGCCGGCGGCTTCGGGGGCGGCGGGGCGGATGCGGGCGGCGAGGGTGGCGGCGTATTCCAGGGCCGGCAGGCCGTTCGGGGGCGGCACTTCGGCCAGGTAGGGCCGGGCGGCGTCGGCGACACGGGCTTTCATGGCGGTGAAGTCGAGGACGAGTTCGGCGAGGGTTCCGTCGAAGTCGAAGACGACGGCGTCGGGGAGGGTACGGATGGGCGGCATGGCGAATGGGCCTCGCCCCGCATTGCCGTGCGGGGCCGCTGTGGTTATGGTGCTGCAATTTTTAGATGCGGCGGGCCGGTCTGGCAAGTCGTGAAACCCTTTTGCCCCTTTTTTTTGCCATGAGTGTAACCCACGACGTCGTCATTGTTGGCGCGGGGCCGGCCGGGGCCACGGCGGCCCAGGTGCTGGCCCAGAAGGGCGTGACGGTCCTTTTGCTGGATAAGGCGGAATTTCCCCGGGACAAGCTGTGCGCCGGGCTCTTGACCTGGAAGGCGGTGGACGTGCTGGAGCGCGTCTACGGCGATACGGCCGAGGGGCTTTTGGCCTCGGGCGTGTTCGATTCCGCCTCGCCCGGCTATCGCATCCGTTTCCGGGAGCGCACCATCGCTTCCGGGGAGATGTTTTATCCGTTTCATTTCACCATGCGCCGGGTGTTCGACAAGCATCTGCTCGACCGGGCCGTGCGTTCGGGGGCCCAGGCGCGTCTCGGCGAGGCGGTGACCTTCGTGGATCCGGTGACGGGCGTGGTCCGGCTGGCCGGGGGCGAGGCGTTTCGCGCCAGATATATCATCGGCGCGGACGGCGTGGCCAGTGTGGCGCGCCGGGCCTGTCCGTTCGATATGGCGGCCTGGAAGCACGGCATGGGCGGAGCCATGGAGTTTTACCTGCCTTATGGCGACCCGCGCCTGGCCGGAGCGGTGCACAAGGACCTGCGCGCGCCGTTCCCGACGGTCTACGCCGGTTTTCTGCGGGCCGGATATGGCTGGGTGTTCCCGCACAAGGACAAGCTCGCCATCGGCATCGGCGGCCACAGCCTGCTTCATGGCAAGGAGTTTCGCGGCAAGTTTCGCGAGTTCCTGGACTTCCTGGGCCTGCCCCGGGAGCTTGCCGACGCGTCCAAGGGGCACGGACTCCCCTACGGCAATTATCTGGAAAAGCCCTGGCACGGCCGGGTGCTGCTGGCCGGGGACGCGGCCGGGTTGGTGGAGACGCTTTTCGGCGAGGGTATCTATTATGCGCTGCGAAGCGGCGAGTTGGCCGGGGCGGCCGTGGCCGACGCTTTGACAAAGGGCCTGGACCCGACGATCCCTTACGGCAAGGGGCTCAAGCGCGATATCCTGCCGGAGCTTGTCTGGTCGCGCAAACTGCGCCGCGTGCTCTACGCCAGCCAGTCCTGGGGATTTTTGCCGCTTCTGTGCTTTGTCCGGGGCGGCGGACGGCTGCTCGGCGAGATGGTGCACGGCGTGCGGTCCTACCGTTTGCTGTTGCGCCGGGCCAAGGGGCCTCAGGAGTCGGCGTGGGGCGGGCGATGATGGGCGCGGGTCGCCCCCGGATCGCGGCCATGGGCCGTGTGCTGCTCGTGGTGGCGCTTATGGCCCTTGCCGTCCTGGCCGGATGCGCCGGCACGGCGAAGAAGAAGCCAGCGCCCAAGCCCACGGGTTTTTCCTCGGCCGACGAGAAAAGCGTCCACGAGTTCATGACGCGGTATCCGAACGCCGTCATGCGCGGCGACGTCCAGGAGCTGATGCGCCTTTATACCAACGACGCCAAAATCGTGCCGCTTTTGGGCGGGGTGATCCGTCCGATCCGGGCCGGGGAAATGAAAAAACGCCTGCCCGGAGTGGTGGCCGAGGAGCGTCGGGTGGGGCTTCGCGTCGTCTTCCACGAGCCCATGCACATCGAGGTCAAAGGGGAGCGGGCCTCGGTGCGGCTGGTGGCCTCGCTTTCCTGGAAGGACAAGGGCAAGGAGCACAAGGCGAACCTGAACTGCTTTTTCGGGCTCATCCAGGACGAGCACTACATCTGGCGCATCAAGGAGGCCCACGGCGAGCCGGTCAAGCAGGACTTCGTCCTGCCGCGGAAGAAAAAGCCGCTGCCCCCCCGCGATGCCAAACCGCGCCGGCCAAGGACAAAGCCGATCGTCATCAAGGGCGAGCCGGAAAACGTGGCGAGACCCGCGC is part of the Solidesulfovibrio fructosivorans JJ] genome and harbors:
- a CDS encoding glycosyltransferase; translation: MRVLQVGKFYPPDPGGVETATRQVVEQLAALGMEPGVLCFAGEGPYDDLGLPWPVWRAPAFAAVASQPLSVVYVRRLAALAPHFDALHVHLPNPLAALAVFLARPKARVVLHWHSDVIGKGTLARLVAPLEGWLCRRADLVIGPTPVHLAASNRAAVIAPKGAVVPFCVDPSMPSPAAADAARVAALRQRFGGRGIVFSLGRLVPYKGFDVLIEAAKALPGDVRVVIGGGGPQAESLAARIERENLGAKVFLAGRIPDAAMPDWLAACDVFCLPSVTRAEMFGIVQLEAMAFGKPVVSTDIPGSGVPWVNRQGETGLVVPPGDAAKLAEALTTVLADASLAERLGQGGRAAVAGRFSPKAVRRALAEAYARL
- the tyrS gene encoding tyrosine--tRNA ligase; the protein is MNIFDELSWRGLVHQTSDDAGLREHLETPGRVLYCGFDPTADSLHIGNLVPLLALARFAKAGHRPLFLLGGATGLIGDPSGKDKERQLKTAETIAASAEKIKTHALAFFARVGVEGEVTPANNLDWTRPMSVIEFLRDIGKHFTINYMMAKDSVKSRIGREETGISYTEFSYMILQSMDFEHLNRTLGCTLQIGGGDQFGNITAGLELIRRKTGNTAYGLTFPLITTASGAKFGKSEKGAIFLNPELTSPYAFYQYWINADDRDVCNFLRYFTFLPKEEIDALAVETAERPHLRAAQKRLARETTAMIHGEEELAKVEAVTEALFGGGELHAVDPGTLKAALEAAPGLNFEALPDVPPLPKLLADIGLCPSNSQARKDIKAGGIYLNNERVPSEDRALVAEDFLGGDLLILRKGKKNYGVVTLG
- a CDS encoding HAD family hydrolase, which produces MPPIRTLPDAVVFDFDGTLAELVLDFTAMKARVADAARPYLAEVPPPNGLPALEYAATLAARIRPAAPEAAGRFLAQVAQAIKDQEIEAAARAALFPHTREALARLAGKGVKIGIITRNCRAAINRIFPDARDFVGVILARDDARHVKPDPRHLLDALAALCATPARSLMVGDHPMDLDTGKAAGTLTAGVASGRVPRAELAAHKPDYLADNVGELVGMLES
- a CDS encoding SPOR domain-containing protein — protein: MLRILVLTALILASTLSGCGDETVYDWQRPHDTYQVGSFSKYQNAEALKSKLQKNGFDCRIETDIKNGQFFLNVLVDVYNKTPDTLPRLEQISGVKPYLRGPKTGETAKPAAPIPGKDI
- a CDS encoding rhodanese-like domain-containing protein, producing the protein MKALLLFLVVFFLLWDLGWMVAGVHQMLPWRLRRLRDETPPGPQVLDVRTPAEFALFHIPGAINRPDALLADPAALGLDPKRPVVVACMTGHRSPFVAKRLAAQGYDAANLTWGMLGWKLAGGKSVSGGTR
- a CDS encoding NAD(P)/FAD-dependent oxidoreductase gives rise to the protein MPLFFAMSVTHDVVIVGAGPAGATAAQVLAQKGVTVLLLDKAEFPRDKLCAGLLTWKAVDVLERVYGDTAEGLLASGVFDSASPGYRIRFRERTIASGEMFYPFHFTMRRVFDKHLLDRAVRSGAQARLGEAVTFVDPVTGVVRLAGGEAFRARYIIGADGVASVARRACPFDMAAWKHGMGGAMEFYLPYGDPRLAGAVHKDLRAPFPTVYAGFLRAGYGWVFPHKDKLAIGIGGHSLLHGKEFRGKFREFLDFLGLPRELADASKGHGLPYGNYLEKPWHGRVLLAGDAAGLVETLFGEGIYYALRSGELAGAAVADALTKGLDPTIPYGKGLKRDILPELVWSRKLRRVLYASQSWGFLPLLCFVRGGGRLLGEMVHGVRSYRLLLRRAKGPQESAWGGR
- a CDS encoding MraY family glycosyltransferase — encoded protein: MAPIIYLFLAALGLSLLLTPVAGWLGRRFRILAMPQARTVHTTPMPRSGGLALFLAFFGCLALAGTLLPPSVTGILFDRPMRYVYAGAVLIFAVGFADDKWTLPSKLKLAAQIVAACVACFGGARIASFAIPGHFTIHFDLLSYAVTVFWFVLLINAINLIDGLDGLAAGVVFFASSVQAVLAGMRGEAHTAALFAVMAGATLGFLRYNFNPASLFLGDGGSYFLGYMLAALSVSGSVKSQVGATLLMPLIALGVPLLDTITAPLRRFLRGRDMFEPDKRHVHHKLLSRGWSQRKVVLFIYAITIFLALSALVLVNLRNAPAGLFLLVVGAALVLLVRKAGFFSYFAVDKILGWLRDVSDDTGIARERRTFLNHQIEISQAPDIPALWARMTAALELLRFDMAEMVLSENGAGSCRLLPAPPGSSLAADAAPDAAFRWRREGGEKSDRELLCSPEVMKLELPLLGRDGHALGALWLVKDLGADPINEFTLRRVENLRRTVTATLEKLAAS
- a CDS encoding TIGR00282 family metallophosphoesterase; this translates as MRILFLGDIVGRPGRSIVFERLGQVRRDLSLDLVVANGENASGGIGLTAKAARQLLDAGIDVLTGGNHIFRHKDILPVFASEDRLLRPANYPPGAPGVGWRVYRPAGLPAFAVINLLGRVFMPAVDCPFRAADAILAEIPTDVTLCLVDFHAEATSEKKALAYYLDGRVSAVLGTHTHVQTNDAQLLPRGTATLTDCGMTGPAASALGMAPEEVIARYLTGLHHRFVVARTPPEMQGALLDVDAATGKVVTIAAWRLT
- a CDS encoding 4-hydroxybenzoate octaprenyltransferase, encoding MLGALARLVKVEHSVFALPFAYIGLFVAAGGWPGWRAFVLLTLAMVAMRSFAMAVNRLADVRYDRVNPRTSRRELVTGEVTLRQAWVFTAVCAVVFVAACAGLNALCLALAPVALVWGAFYSVTKRFTWLCHFVLGSVLGLAPVAGWLAVKPEFSLAPILFGLGVTCWTAGFDVLYACQDVDFDREQGLWAMPARFGVGTALKLAAFSHVDAALFFLLAGYAAGLSWIYYAFWAVCSLVLLIEHRLLSEDDLSRINVAFFTLNGIIAVLLGIGTLLAVFLAR
- a CDS encoding WbuC family cupin fold metalloprotein, whose translation is MAKPISLNLRRISPLATQSEHDRFAVADAALLAQKARDAAANPRKREIHCFHADNAASLHRMINALQPGTYVRPHRHLDPPKDEAFVLLTGRLGFICFKDDGGFDREDCAILDRDLGTYALDAPAGGWHAILALVPDTTLFEVKPGPYSPASDKDFAPFAPADTDSAALGYLQATEDRFRMLLGLPARDW